One window from the genome of Chloroflexota bacterium encodes:
- a CDS encoding nitroreductase family protein codes for MNLSTPENLAIVDHLLTTTRSVRKRLDLTRPVEREIIEHCLEIATQAPTASNRQTWHFVIVTDSGKRAQIAELYRASFSAYLKSGTRTAGREYAPSESQMMRVTESSAYLAEHMHEAPALVIPCIEGRVETKPAFVQASWYGSILPAVWSFMLALRARGLGAAWTTLHLAYEKEVAQILAIPEKITQTSLLPVAYFKGDDFKPADRIPAHKFTHWESWGERRPEN; via the coding sequence ATGAACCTCTCGACCCCCGAAAACCTGGCCATCGTTGACCACCTGCTGACCACCACCCGCTCGGTTCGCAAGCGGCTGGATTTGACGCGCCCGGTGGAGCGGGAGATCATTGAACACTGTCTTGAGATCGCAACTCAGGCCCCCACCGCCTCCAACCGTCAGACCTGGCACTTCGTCATCGTCACCGATTCCGGCAAGCGCGCCCAAATTGCCGAACTTTACCGGGCCTCGTTTTCCGCTTATCTGAAGAGCGGAACGCGAACGGCGGGGCGCGAGTACGCGCCGAGCGAGAGCCAGATGATGCGAGTGACCGAGTCGTCGGCGTATCTGGCCGAACACATGCACGAAGCGCCGGCGCTGGTCATCCCCTGCATCGAAGGCCGCGTTGAAACCAAGCCCGCGTTTGTGCAAGCGTCGTGGTATGGCTCCATCCTGCCCGCCGTGTGGTCGTTCATGCTGGCCCTGCGCGCCCGCGGCCTCGGCGCGGCCTGGACGACTCTGCATCTGGCTTACGAAAAGGAAGTGGCCCAGATTCTTGCCATTCCCGAAAAGATCACTCAAACATCCCTTTTGCCGGTAGCCTATTTCAAAGGCGACGACTTCAAACCTGCCGACCGCATTCCCGCCCACAAGTTCACGCACTGGGAGTCGTGGGGAGAACGGCGGCCGGAAAATTAA